The following coding sequences lie in one Denitromonas sp. genomic window:
- the virB9 gene encoding P-type conjugative transfer protein VirB9: MKKLALALLVAAIAAPALALDEPLSSEFDNRIRYTVYNPRDVVHLDAVIGIATHIVLEEGEHYVTHAFGDAQAWSFAVEGNHVFIKPKADNAETNLTIVTDRRTYYFKLRYWPTRRAHAVYGLSFTYPDTEARKARELAEAAAVEEGFAAERQGYNLNYTMSGDTDIAPINAWDNNEATYMKFPGNRDIPAIYMVDADGNESIVNRNTIGEANEIVTLHKVNAKWILRLGDRALAIWNEAYDPNGVRNTTGTASPAVKRVIKGGQ; encoded by the coding sequence ATGAAGAAACTCGCATTGGCACTCTTGGTCGCCGCGATCGCGGCGCCGGCGCTGGCGCTCGATGAGCCGCTGTCCTCGGAGTTCGACAACCGCATTCGGTACACCGTCTACAACCCGCGCGACGTGGTGCACCTCGACGCGGTGATCGGCATTGCCACCCATATCGTGCTCGAGGAAGGCGAGCACTACGTGACGCACGCCTTCGGCGATGCGCAGGCATGGTCGTTCGCCGTCGAAGGCAACCATGTGTTCATCAAGCCAAAGGCCGACAACGCCGAAACCAACCTGACGATCGTCACCGATCGGCGGACGTACTACTTCAAGCTGCGCTACTGGCCGACGCGCCGCGCGCACGCGGTCTACGGCCTGTCCTTCACCTACCCCGATACCGAGGCGCGCAAGGCGCGAGAGCTGGCCGAAGCGGCGGCGGTGGAAGAAGGGTTCGCCGCCGAACGCCAGGGCTACAACCTGAACTACACGATGAGCGGGGACACCGACATCGCGCCGATCAACGCCTGGGACAACAACGAAGCCACCTACATGAAGTTCCCGGGCAACCGGGACATCCCGGCGATCTACATGGTCGATGCGGACGGCAACGAAAGCATCGTCAACCGCAACACGATCGGCGAAGCGAACGAGATCGTCACGCTGCACAAGGTCAATGCGAAGTGGATTCTGCGCCTGGGCGATCGGGCGCTCGCGATCTGGAATGAGGCCTACGACCCCAACGGCGTGCGCAATACGACAGGCACGGCAAGCCCCGCGGTGAAGCGGGTCATCAAGGGAGGACAGTGA